One window of Pyrus communis chromosome 12, drPyrComm1.1, whole genome shotgun sequence genomic DNA carries:
- the LOC137710537 gene encoding glutamate-1-semialdehyde 2,1-aminomutase, chloroplastic-like yields the protein MANTIPGAAVGLSCSTPKLSQRPTSRFSQSSRRFCTVKMAVSLDEKKKSFTLEKSEQAFNAAKELMPGGVNSPVRAFKSVGGQPIVMDSVKGSHMWDIDGNEYIDYVGSWGPAIIGHADDEVLAALAETMKKGTSFGAPCLLENVLAETVIAAVPSIEMVRFVNSGTEACMGVLRLARAYTGRPKIIKFEGCYHGHADPFLVKAGSGVATLGLPDSPGVPKAATFDTLTAPYNDLPAVEALFENHKGEIAGVILEPVVGNAGFITPKSDFLNGIRKLTKENDTLLIFDEVMTGFRLSYGGAQEYFGITPDLTTLGKIIGGGLPVGAYGGRREIMEMVAPAGPMYQAGTLSGNPLAMTAGIHTLKRLREPGSYEYLDKITGELIQGIIEAGNRAGHAMCGGYISGMFGFFFTEGPVYNFEDAKKSDTAKFAKFYRGLLEEGVYLAPSQFEAGFTSLAHTPEDIQNTIAAADRVFRQI from the exons ATGGCGAACACAATCCCCGGGGCAGCCGTCGGGCTTTCCTGCTCGACTCCGAAGCTCTCTCAGAGACCCACCTCGCGGTTTTCGCAATCGTCCCGGCGGTTCTGCACCGTCAAGATGGCCGTCTCCCTcgatgagaagaagaagagtttcACTCTCGAAAAATCCGAGCAGGCTTTCAATGCCGCCAAG gaGTTGATGCCTGGAGGTGTAAATTCCCCTGTTCGGGCTTTTAAGTCTGTTGGTGGACAACCTATTGTGATGGATTCTGTTAAGGGATCTCACATGTGGGACATAGATGGAAATGAGTACATCGACTATGTGGGATCGTGGGGACCTGCTATAATCGGGCATGCAGATGATGAG GTACTTGCAGCTCTGGCTGAAACGATGAAGAAGGGAACTAGCTTTGGTGCACCTTGTCTTCTAGAGAATGTTCTGGCAGAAACTGTGATCGCGGCTGTTCCAAGCATTGAAATGGTTCGATTTGTGAACTCAGGTACTGAAGCATGCATGGGTGTGCTCCGCTTGGCCCGTGCATACACTGGCCGAccgaagatcattaagttcgAGGGCTGTTACCATGGTCATGCTGATCCATTCCTTGTCAAGGCTGGTAGTGGAGTGGCCACACTAGGACTTCCAGACTCACCTGGTGTTCCGAAGGCAGCCACTTTTGATACTCTAACAGCCCCCTACAATGACTTGCCGGCTGTGGAAGCTCTTTTTGAAAATCACAAAGGAGAAATTGCTGGAGTCATCCTTGAACCCGTTGTTGGGAACGCTGGCTTCATTACTCCCAAATCCGATTTCCTTAATGGTATCCGCAAGCTCACCAAAGAAAATGATACTCTCCTCATATTTGATGAAGTGATGACTGGATTCCGCTTGTCTTATGGTGGAGCACAGGAGTATTTTGGCATTACTCCTGATTTAACAACACTCGGGAAAATCATTGGTGGTGGACTGCCAGTCGGTGCATATGGTGGACGGAGGgagattatggaaatggtggcACCAGCAGGACCGATGTACCAAGCCGGGACCCTGAGTGGAAATCCATTAGCAATGACTGCGGGGATTCATACCCTTAAGAGGTTGAGGGAGCCAGGAAGTTATGAATACCTGGATAAGATCACAGGTGAACTCATTCAGGGTATCATAGAAGCCGGGAATAGGGCTGGGCATGCAATGTGTGGTGGGTACATAAGTGGCATGTTCGGGTTTTTCTTCACTGAAGGGCCTGTGTACAACTTTGAGGACGCGAAAAAGAGTGACACTGCAAAGTTTGCAAAGTTTTATAGGGGACTGCTGGAGGAAGGTGTATACCTTGCTCCGTCACAGTTCGAGGCTGGGTTTACAAGCTTGGCACATACTCCGGAGGACATCCAAAACACGATAGCTGCTGCTGATAgagtttttaggcagatttag
- the LOC137709846 gene encoding TPD1 protein homolog 1-like, giving the protein MTKRRVVAVVASLLLFGVVAVVVLLFAPGFDRDGFLKPESSEAANSTLTAIHRKLLVRATAMEEPNRIRGDKCSKADIVINQGPTPPLPSGIPTYTVEIMNMCVTGCDISHIHLTCGWFSSARLVNPKIFKRLRYNDCLVNDGKPLANGGTVSFQYANTFSYKLSVSSVTCS; this is encoded by the exons ATGACGAAACGGCGAGTCGTTGCGGTCGTGGCGTCGCTGCTTCTCTTCGGAGTCGTGGCCGTAGTGGTGCTGCTGTTCGCGCCTGGATTTGACCGAG ATGGATTTTTGAAGCCTGAATCGTCTGAAGCTGCAAACTCCACACTCACTGCAATCCACCGCAAGCTGCTTGTTCGTG CGACAGCAATGGAGGAACCAAACAGGATTCGGGGAGACAAGTGCAGCAAGGCAGACATAGTGATAAACCAGGGCCCCACACCCCCGCTGCCAAGTGGCATCCCCACATACACCGTCGAGATCATGAACATGTGCGTCACCGGCTGCGACATCTCCCACATCCACCTCACCTGCGGCTGGTTCAGCTCCGCCCGCCTCGTCAACCCCAAGATCTTCAAGCGCCTCCGCTACAACGACTGCCTCGTCAATGACGGCAAGCCCCTCGCCAACGGCGGCACGGTGTCGTTTCAGTACGCCAACACTTTCAGCTACAAGCTCTCCGTCTCCTCGGTCACGTGCTCTTAG